GCAGCTCTACATGGTGGATTTCTCGTTCCATCCGAAGCTGCCGCCGCGCGACTATGGCGGACCCAACGACCATTACACGCTCGACAGCTACCGCTATTTCATCTTCGGCAGCACGACCTCGATGGATCATCTCAATGTGATCCATCTGAAGGCGTTCTTCATGACGATCTTCGCCAGCATCATCGTCACGGCGATCAATTTCTGCATCTGCTACCCGATGGCCTATTACATGGCCCAGGTGGCGACGCCCGAACGCCTGCGGCTCTTCATGTTGATGCTGATCGCGCCCTTCTGGGTCAACGAGATCCTGCGCGCCTTCGCCTTCCGGGTGCTGTTCGGCACCTCGGGGCTGATCAACAATTTCCTGCTCGGCATCGGCGTCATCGCCGAGCCGATCGATTTCCTCGGCCTCGATGTCGCGATGTATACCGGGCTCTCATACGCCTATCTGCTGATGATGATGTTCCCGCTCTATAACGCGATCGAAAGCCTGGACAGGAACCAGATCGAGGCGGCGCGCGACCTGGGCGCGCCCTGGTGGCATATCCATCTCTTCGTGGTGATGCCCTTCGCCAAGCCCGGCATCGCGTCCGGCTGCACCATGGTCTTCATGCTGACGGCGGGCGCGCTGGCCGCGCCCTTGATCCTGGGCGGCCCCAACACGCTCTGGTTCACGCCGATCGTCTATGACCGCTTCTATCAGGCCTTCAATTGGCCGCAAGGCTCGGCCTACGCCTTCATCCTGCTCCTGACCTGCGTCGTCTTCGTGCTGGCGGTCTTGCGCGTCTTCAAGGTCAGCCTGGGGGAGATCACGCGATGAACTCCCGCTTCGTCATGAAGGCGATGATCGGGTTCTACATCCTGATCTTCTTCACCTATCTGTTCGGGCCGCTGGTGGTGATGGGCGTCACCGCCTTCAACACGCCCAACTACCCGCAGGCCTATCCGTTCGAAGGCTTCACCTTCAAATGGTTCGCCATGCTGGCGAAGGACGACGAGCTGATCACCGGGCTCAAGACTTCGGTCCTGATCGGGATCGGCGTGGTCTGCGTCGCCGTGCCGGTCGGGCTGGCCGCCGCCATCATCATGACGCAGATCTATTGGCGCGCCCGCTCGCTCTATTACCTGGTCGTGGTCTCGCCGGTGCTGACGCCCGGCATCATCCTCGGCATCTCGACCGTGATCTTCTGGAAGGACGTCACCAGCTGGACCGGGGCGAAGTTCCTCTTCAACGGCTACTTCCTGACGATCCTCGGCCAATCGACCTTCATCTCGGCCTATTCGATGCTGGTGTTCCTGTCGCGCCTGCAGCGCTTCGACCGGGCCCAGGAGGAAGCGGCGCTCGATCTCGGCGCCAGCTACCCGCAGGTCTTCCGCCACATCCTGCTGCCCTTCCTCAAGCCCGCCGTGCTCTCGGCCTCGGTGCTGGCCTTCCTCGCCTCGTTCGAGAATTACAACACCACCACCTTCGCGATCCTGGCCGAGAAGACCCTGGTGACGGTGCTGGCCGGCCGCGTGCGCCAGGGCACCACGCCGACGCTCTCGGCGCTCGCCGTCATCATCGTCGCGATCACCGTCGTCGGCGCCGTGATTTACGAGGTCCTGCGCCGCGCCGAGCAGAAGAAGGCCGACGCCGCCAAGGCGACGGCGCTCGCGGCCGAAGCGGCGACACCGGTCGCGGTCGCGGCTTAGGGGGTTGGCATAGGACCGAGCGGTCGATCCCGCGCTCCTGACGTCATCCCCGCGAAAGCGGGGACCCAACTCTCCACCGACACCGCTGGATCGACACGGGCCCCCGCTTTCGCGGGGGTGACGGTAGGGCGGGTGCGATGACCCCTACAGATGCGGCAAGGTATCGGCAGCCCTGCGACCGCGCGATGTTGCGCAAGTTGCTCCCATGGTCATCCCCGCGAAAGCGGGGACCCAACTCTCCACCGACACCGCTGGATCGACATGGGCCCCCGCTTTCGCGGGGGTGACGGTGGGGTTTTCACGGCGGTGACTATTAAGGTCTGATTCACCACGCGGACTTTGCCCGGCGGGTCCCCTGTCCCCTCCAATTGCGCGGCCCTGTCCCTATAGGGCCGCGACCCTGGCCGTTAGGATGGCTGTCAGTGCCGAGAGGCCTTTCGTCCTTCTCCTGACCCCCGGGTGCCGCCATGCAGTACGAAGCCAACACGCTCGAGAATCACTGGCTGCCTTTCACATCCAATCGCGATTTCAAGCAGGAGCCCCGGCTCCTGGTGAAGGGCGAGGGGGTCTATTACTGGAACCACAAGGGCGAGAAGCTGCTCGACGGCAGCTCGGGCCTGTTCTGCGTCGCCGCCGGCCATGCCCGCAAGGAGATCGCCGAGGCGGTCGGCAAGCAGCTCCTCGAGATGGATTACGGGCCCCACTTCCAGGTGGCGCACCCGTCCTCCTTCGAGCTCGCCCGCAAGGTCGCGGCGCTCACGCCCGACGGGCTCGACTATGTCTTCTTCTGCAACTCGGGCTCCGAATCGGTCGATACCGCGATCAAGATCGCGCTCGCCTATCACCGGGCGCGCGGCGACGGCCAGCGCACCCGCTTCGTCAGCCGGGAGCGCGCCTATCACGGCGTCAATATCGGCGGCGTGTCGCTCGCCGGCATGGTCCGCAACCGCGAGACCTTCGGCGCGGTCATGCCGGGCGTCGTCCATATGCGCCATACCTGGTCGCCCGAGGCGCGCTTCACCCGCGGCCAACCGGAGAAGGGCGCGGAGCTCGCCGACGATCTGCAGCGCTTCGTCGATCTCTATGGCGCCTCGACCATCGCGGCCTGCTTCGTCGAGCCGATCGCGGGCTCGACCGGCGTGCTGGTGCCGCCCAAGGGCTATCTCGACCGCCTGCGCAAGATCTGCGACACGCACGGCATCCTGCTGGTGTTCGACGAGGTCATCTGCGGCTTCGGCCGT
The nucleotide sequence above comes from Hypericibacter terrae. Encoded proteins:
- a CDS encoding ABC transporter permease, which translates into the protein MIEVGKYLIFLGPLIVIAVFWAMATVERRQSGEPGAKSFFGRNGIAISVFLLAAVGLWAIIMIVLPQLYMVDFSFHPKLPPRDYGGPNDHYTLDSYRYFIFGSTTSMDHLNVIHLKAFFMTIFASIIVTAINFCICYPMAYYMAQVATPERLRLFMLMLIAPFWVNEILRAFAFRVLFGTSGLINNFLLGIGVIAEPIDFLGLDVAMYTGLSYAYLLMMMFPLYNAIESLDRNQIEAARDLGAPWWHIHLFVVMPFAKPGIASGCTMVFMLTAGALAAPLILGGPNTLWFTPIVYDRFYQAFNWPQGSAYAFILLLTCVVFVLAVLRVFKVSLGEITR
- a CDS encoding ABC transporter permease codes for the protein MNSRFVMKAMIGFYILIFFTYLFGPLVVMGVTAFNTPNYPQAYPFEGFTFKWFAMLAKDDELITGLKTSVLIGIGVVCVAVPVGLAAAIIMTQIYWRARSLYYLVVVSPVLTPGIILGISTVIFWKDVTSWTGAKFLFNGYFLTILGQSTFISAYSMLVFLSRLQRFDRAQEEAALDLGASYPQVFRHILLPFLKPAVLSASVLAFLASFENYNTTTFAILAEKTLVTVLAGRVRQGTTPTLSALAVIIVAITVVGAVIYEVLRRAEQKKADAAKATALAAEAATPVAVAA
- a CDS encoding aspartate aminotransferase family protein, whose product is MQYEANTLENHWLPFTSNRDFKQEPRLLVKGEGVYYWNHKGEKLLDGSSGLFCVAAGHARKEIAEAVGKQLLEMDYGPHFQVAHPSSFELARKVAALTPDGLDYVFFCNSGSESVDTAIKIALAYHRARGDGQRTRFVSRERAYHGVNIGGVSLAGMVRNRETFGAVMPGVVHMRHTWSPEARFTRGQPEKGAELADDLQRFVDLYGASTIAACFVEPIAGSTGVLVPPKGYLDRLRKICDTHGILLVFDEVICGFGRTGKAFGAQSFGVTPDMITMAKALTNGAQPMGAVAVSDKIYGTIVDSAPDHAVELFHGYTYSAHPAACAAGIAALNIYEKEGLFQRAAELSPYFLDAVYSLKGIPAVTDIRGYGMLAGIDLATDGKPGARGYDATKRLFAAGLHIKFTGDSGIVAPPFVAEKSHIDQMIDILRKVFSQY